The proteins below come from a single Acidobacteriota bacterium genomic window:
- a CDS encoding HYR domain-containing protein, with the protein MPKKQILTTKVSQASLAGCLLLCLLLLISDSAAVLQGHVSAQSSCPQLNVPATTHGFTTTAGLPGGDHFLLAQPFTLTLPSVTPVLGLSSFVVNAANFGGDAAGIGGFAGTSLSGLSFAAPNGSVTFVSCLDSIWDIGFELASAGSTVGDTVTFFVQKPDGTGVINLAVFTHESGGVRLTTLPPNGALFRNDRLAQQGRIQAGELISLNVASGAAGNRSDLLVLAFDPAAGSSLNDCFQFGATLARGGDLGASALVFTDFVLKRMEQAGDRALTGTGLLGGLTGGFPTGLVCQEACPVCPVQQQLVCPANQTVCPPAGSTSATVTYATPTGATCTPASGSSFPTGVTTVNCTAPGATSCSFTVTATPNVTLTCPTNITTTATSASGVTVTYSAPTVTPTGTAVTCAPASGTTFPVGTTTVTCTANGSCGAATCSFTVTVGAPAPVKCDTFCWRSPQWWLLNPRRIPQGNVLISGVNGNLSVSTDNLQTILRALQGNPTGFSLTASQRFNQEYVAAQLNLILAGGQGSVVNANVLWTNLSCYGINFAPVQLSNGFTLTPALMVKDLFMQAQFVATQNRAADFAPLAALLDRFNGNDVFGCN; encoded by the coding sequence ATGCCCAAGAAACAAATATTGACGACGAAGGTTAGCCAGGCCAGTTTGGCCGGCTGTTTACTGCTTTGCCTGCTGTTGCTCATTTCCGATTCCGCTGCGGTTTTGCAAGGGCATGTAAGCGCGCAAAGCTCATGCCCGCAACTCAATGTTCCCGCGACGACGCATGGGTTTACCACTACGGCGGGCTTACCCGGCGGCGATCACTTTCTATTGGCGCAACCCTTCACGCTGACGCTGCCGTCGGTGACGCCGGTGCTGGGCCTGAGCAGTTTCGTCGTCAATGCGGCGAATTTTGGCGGCGACGCGGCAGGCATCGGCGGGTTTGCCGGGACAAGCTTGTCCGGGCTGAGTTTTGCCGCCCCCAATGGCAGTGTGACGTTCGTTTCTTGTCTGGACAGTATTTGGGACATCGGCTTTGAACTCGCCAGCGCTGGTTCCACCGTGGGCGATACCGTGACCTTCTTTGTGCAAAAGCCGGATGGCACGGGCGTGATTAATCTGGCCGTCTTCACGCACGAGAGCGGCGGTGTGCGCCTGACGACATTGCCTCCGAACGGCGCGCTCTTTCGCAATGATCGTCTGGCGCAGCAAGGCCGCATTCAGGCAGGCGAATTGATTTCACTCAACGTGGCGTCAGGCGCGGCGGGAAACCGTTCCGACTTGCTGGTGCTGGCCTTCGATCCGGCGGCGGGGTCGTCGCTGAACGATTGCTTCCAATTCGGCGCGACGCTCGCGCGCGGCGGCGACCTCGGCGCGAGCGCGCTGGTCTTTACCGATTTCGTGCTCAAGCGCATGGAACAGGCGGGTGACCGCGCACTGACAGGCACGGGTTTGCTGGGCGGGTTGACGGGCGGTTTCCCGACGGGGCTGGTTTGTCAGGAGGCTTGTCCTGTCTGTCCTGTGCAACAGCAACTTGTCTGTCCGGCGAATCAGACGGTTTGCCCGCCTGCGGGCAGCACCTCGGCGACGGTGACCTATGCGACGCCTACGGGAGCGACTTGTACACCCGCGTCGGGTTCAAGTTTCCCGACAGGTGTGACCACAGTAAATTGCACTGCCCCGGGCGCAACCTCGTGCAGCTTCACGGTGACGGCCACGCCGAATGTGACGCTGACCTGCCCGACGAACATCACAACCACGGCAACCAGTGCCAGCGGGGTCACGGTTACATACAGCGCGCCGACCGTCACGCCCACAGGCACGGCGGTGACATGCGCGCCGGCGTCGGGCACGACGTTCCCGGTGGGCACGACGACCGTGACCTGCACGGCGAATGGCAGTTGTGGGGCGGCCACGTGCAGCTTCACGGTGACGGTGGGAGCGCCAGCGCCGGTCAAATGCGACACCTTCTGCTGGCGTTCACCGCAATGGTGGCTGCTCAATCCGCGCCGCATTCCGCAAGGCAACGTGTTGATCAGCGGCGTCAACGGCAACCTGTCGGTCAGCACCGACAACCTCCAGACGATTCTGCGCGCCTTGCAAGGCAATCCCACCGGCTTCAGTTTGACCGCCTCGCAACGCTTCAACCAGGAGTATGTGGCGGCGCAACTCAACCTGATTCTGGCGGGCGGCCAGGGCTCGGTGGTCAACGCCAATGTGCTGTGGACGAATCTGAGTTGTTACGGCATTAACTTTGCGCCGGTGCAGCTTTCGAATGGATTCACACTGACGCCTGCCTTGATGGTCAAAGACCTGTTTATGCAAGCGCAATTCGTGGCGACCCAAAATCGCGCGGCGGATTTCGCCCCATTAGCAGCGCTCTTGGATCGGTTCAATGGCAACGATGTGTTTGGCTGTAACTGA
- a CDS encoding SMP-30/gluconolactonase/LRE family protein, with the protein MKPFHLALAVLAAAVSAIQTSAQIPNIGPVGEIKREQTGFQFTEGPASDLQGNVYFSDVQRNRIHKIDTQGVLTTFLENQPSVNGLMFDPRGRLIACQSGRIVAIDPATQEVSVLASQFENTNFQGPNDLAVDRQGNVYFSDRTAGPVYFIAADRTVKRLFNNLAQPNGVLLSTDEKTLYVLYNQPTLAAFPITAPGQLGEPKMISLQGTGGGDGMTLDTQGNLYVTRPNSNGVQVLKPTGESLGLLTFSEAPSNCTFGGPDMKTLFVTARTSVYTARMQTIGHRLIGNTASLSAASFAAGAPLARDSIVSLFGNGLAATTQAASSLPLPTTLAGTAIKVVDSTNTERTAALFFVSPTQINYHLPLALADGAATVVVTAGNGSIFTESVRLAATAPGLFSVNANGQGPAAALALRVLADNTQRYEPVARFDQTLNRWITIPLEFGAGEQLFLILYGTGVRNLGASSNATVTVGGTVANVSFAGAQGDLIGVDQLNVVLPRALTGRGEVDVVLTVGAQTSNAVKINFK; encoded by the coding sequence ATGAAACCCTTCCACCTGGCCCTGGCCGTGCTTGCGGCAGCCGTGTCGGCAATCCAAACGTCCGCCCAAATTCCCAACATCGGCCCGGTCGGCGAAATCAAACGCGAACAGACCGGCTTTCAATTCACCGAAGGCCCCGCCAGCGATTTGCAGGGCAACGTCTATTTCAGCGACGTGCAGCGCAACCGCATCCACAAAATTGACACGCAGGGCGTGCTGACGACCTTTCTGGAAAACCAGCCCAGCGTCAACGGTCTGATGTTCGATCCGCGCGGACGGCTGATCGCCTGCCAGAGCGGGCGCATCGTGGCGATTGACCCGGCCACGCAGGAAGTCAGCGTGCTCGCCAGCCAGTTCGAGAACACCAATTTTCAAGGCCCCAACGACCTGGCCGTAGACCGGCAGGGCAACGTCTATTTCAGCGACCGCACGGCTGGCCCGGTTTATTTCATCGCCGCCGACCGCACGGTCAAACGGCTCTTCAACAATCTGGCGCAACCCAACGGCGTGCTGCTCTCGACCGATGAAAAGACGCTGTATGTGCTCTACAACCAGCCGACGCTAGCCGCGTTTCCCATTACCGCGCCCGGCCAGTTGGGCGAACCGAAAATGATTTCCTTGCAGGGCACAGGCGGCGGCGATGGGATGACGCTGGACACACAAGGCAACTTGTATGTCACGCGGCCCAACAGCAACGGCGTGCAAGTGCTCAAACCGACCGGCGAATCGCTGGGCCTGTTGACCTTTTCAGAAGCGCCGTCGAATTGCACCTTTGGCGGGCCGGATATGAAAACGCTCTTTGTCACGGCGCGCACGTCGGTTTATACGGCGCGCATGCAAACCATCGGGCATCGTTTGATCGGCAACACGGCCTCCCTTTCCGCCGCCAGCTTTGCCGCCGGAGCGCCGCTCGCGCGCGATTCGATTGTCTCGCTCTTTGGCAACGGTCTAGCGGCCACGACGCAAGCGGCCTCGTCACTACCCTTGCCGACGACGCTGGCAGGCACAGCAATAAAAGTTGTTGACAGCACCAACACCGAACGCACAGCGGCGCTCTTTTTCGTATCGCCCACGCAAATCAACTATCACTTGCCGCTCGCGCTGGCGGACGGGGCGGCGACGGTCGTGGTGACGGCTGGCAATGGTTCGATCTTCACGGAGAGTGTCCGCCTGGCCGCGACCGCGCCGGGTTTGTTCAGCGTCAATGCCAATGGGCAAGGGCCAGCGGCGGCGCTGGCCTTGCGCGTGCTGGCGGATAACACACAACGCTATGAGCCGGTCGCGCGTTTTGACCAGACGCTGAACCGCTGGATTACGATCCCGCTCGAATTCGGCGCGGGCGAGCAGCTTTTTCTCATTCTGTATGGCACCGGCGTGCGCAATCTGGGCGCGTCATCCAATGCGACCGTGACCGTTGGCGGAACGGTGGCGAACGTTAGTTTCGCCGGTGCCCAGGGTGATTTGATTGGCGTGGATCAACTCAACGTCGTCTTGCCGCGCGCCTTAACGGGGCGCGGTGAAGTGGATGTCGTGCTGACCGTTGGCGCACAGACGTCCAACGCGGTCAAAATCAATTTCAAATAA
- a CDS encoding TonB-dependent receptor, with amino-acid sequence MPYPNSAPSRPLLWLAALLGCLLIGSAASAQQPLGTIAGTVTDPSGAVVKGATVTATSLATGASRVTTTNEQGYFILPTLQAGEYKLNITQTGFASFLVDRMAVAVGQTANVEAQLKVANANETVQVSGADAAAAVELQQATIGGVVNTRQIEQLPLNGRNYLELARLQPGVEIQEGRAFDPTKSRYTGVSIGSRSGREARITIDGVDAVDEHVGTTTLNISQETIQEFQISTSSSDTSAGISATGAINVITKRGSNQFHGGGFFFGRNNDFAARPNFSATKPEFSRKQYGFSIGGPAIKDRLFWFGNYEKTKEDSAISINTPYFPSLTTFAAPFDENSSNVRLDGRISQNHDGFVRWTRNENSSFGGFGGNRLPSSGNFNTNITHQFVIGLDSVLTQHLTNAFRVAGTDFKNRVLRPTAEAQAVGIAGLENIRIVTDDGLLITGPDSITPQSTFERFYQFRDDLTFVGGRHTLRGGVDAVKYRVTVLNFVNGFPQFNVISPASRNPADIVNQTFINTTLGNKKGIRIPGTPDNAHRNTRTSFYGEDSWRVATNLTLNFGARYQIDTHPLNNDLQKPTLVGPVLPAGRADTPIDKNNFAPTFGLAWDPFKNGKTSIRLGGGIYYTLRISNLVTNERASIAPFNSGNDTITLTAGTTSGAVDFNRDGVADFNFNPILVNGTKLKDAIPVILAGQQVYVSAPASSTPTLDITRTGTLITNDLKTPYSQQFNFGVQRELPMNAVLDANFIYSRTVHEFMRDVDIANFFPGNGAPIILGDGRAPTAGITLITSDGFSRYRAFTLKVDKRFAHRYQLTGSYALSKLETSTADGLGLGGGALVNRNPKANFGIGPLDRTHRLTMNGIVELPKGFRLSMISTWNSAVPMTALVGSADVNGDGINGDLVTGTRRGDVGRRIDSVAKLNDAIHAYNQQFAGKRNPRNQVLPFVPDVADNIKFGDSFISQDVQLSYVLKLKDRVKIEATAQLFNAFNVSNLVGAAGLPASNYNGTLTTIAALPTGFSVNAAGALVDASGGRVIAGVSRLPTGALITSGFGSASAVRPSIPSGTGLPRAAQFGVRLSF; translated from the coding sequence ATGCCTTACCCAAATTCCGCACCTTCGCGCCCGCTGCTGTGGCTGGCTGCCCTGCTCGGCTGCCTGCTCATCGGCAGCGCGGCGTCTGCGCAACAACCGCTCGGCACTATCGCGGGCACTGTCACCGACCCGTCGGGCGCGGTCGTCAAAGGCGCCACCGTCACCGCGACTTCCCTGGCGACGGGCGCGTCGCGCGTCACCACCACCAACGAGCAGGGCTATTTCATACTGCCCACCTTGCAAGCCGGTGAATACAAACTGAACATCACACAGACCGGCTTCGCCAGTTTTCTGGTTGACCGGATGGCCGTCGCTGTCGGCCAAACCGCCAACGTCGAGGCGCAACTAAAAGTCGCCAATGCCAATGAAACCGTGCAGGTCAGCGGCGCTGATGCCGCCGCTGCCGTCGAATTGCAGCAGGCCACCATTGGCGGCGTCGTCAATACGCGCCAGATCGAACAACTGCCGCTCAATGGGCGCAATTACTTGGAACTGGCGCGGCTGCAACCTGGCGTCGAGATTCAGGAGGGTCGCGCCTTCGATCCGACCAAGAGCCGTTACACCGGCGTTTCCATCGGCAGCCGCAGCGGTCGCGAAGCCCGCATCACGATTGACGGCGTGGACGCGGTGGACGAACACGTCGGCACCACGACGTTGAACATCTCGCAGGAGACGATTCAGGAATTCCAGATTTCGACTTCTTCGTCGGACACGTCTGCCGGGATCAGCGCGACCGGCGCGATCAACGTCATCACCAAACGCGGCAGCAACCAATTTCACGGCGGCGGCTTTTTCTTTGGCCGCAACAACGATTTCGCCGCGCGCCCGAATTTCTCGGCGACCAAGCCGGAATTCAGCCGCAAGCAATACGGTTTCAGCATCGGCGGCCCGGCTATCAAAGACCGGCTCTTCTGGTTCGGCAACTACGAAAAGACCAAAGAGGATTCGGCGATCAGCATCAACACGCCGTACTTCCCCAGCCTGACGACCTTCGCCGCGCCGTTCGATGAGAATTCCAGCAACGTGCGGCTGGACGGGCGCATTTCGCAAAACCACGATGGCTTCGTGCGCTGGACACGCAACGAAAATTCCAGCTTCGGCGGCTTCGGCGGCAACCGCTTGCCGTCGAGCGGCAATTTCAATACGAACATCACGCATCAATTCGTCATCGGGCTGGATTCGGTGTTGACGCAACATTTGACCAACGCCTTCCGCGTGGCGGGCACCGATTTCAAAAATCGCGTGCTGCGGCCCACGGCGGAAGCCCAAGCTGTGGGCATCGCCGGACTGGAAAACATTCGCATTGTCACCGATGACGGTTTGCTCATCACCGGCCCCGACAGCATCACGCCGCAATCCACCTTCGAGCGCTTCTATCAATTCCGCGACGATCTGACGTTTGTGGGCGGACGGCACACCTTGCGCGGCGGCGTGGATGCCGTGAAGTACCGCGTCACGGTACTCAACTTCGTCAACGGCTTCCCGCAGTTCAACGTGATCTCGCCCGCTTCGCGCAATCCGGCGGACATCGTCAACCAGACGTTCATCAACACCACGCTGGGCAACAAGAAAGGCATCCGCATTCCCGGCACGCCCGACAATGCCCATCGCAACACGCGCACTTCGTTTTACGGCGAAGATAGCTGGCGCGTCGCCACTAACCTGACGCTCAATTTCGGCGCGCGTTACCAAATAGATACGCATCCGCTCAACAACGATCTGCAAAAGCCCACGCTGGTCGGCCCCGTCCTGCCCGCCGGACGCGCGGACACGCCGATTGACAAGAATAATTTCGCGCCGACCTTCGGCCTGGCCTGGGATCCGTTTAAGAACGGCAAGACTTCGATCCGGCTGGGCGGCGGCATCTACTACACGCTGCGCATCAGCAACCTCGTGACCAACGAACGCGCCTCTATCGCGCCCTTCAATTCGGGCAACGATACGATCACGTTGACGGCGGGCACGACCAGCGGCGCGGTGGATTTCAACCGCGACGGTGTGGCCGATTTCAACTTCAACCCGATTCTGGTAAACGGCACCAAGCTCAAAGACGCGATTCCGGTCATTCTGGCCGGGCAGCAGGTTTACGTCTCCGCCCCGGCCAGTTCGACGCCGACGCTGGACATCACACGCACGGGCACGCTGATCACCAACGATCTGAAGACGCCCTATTCGCAGCAGTTCAATTTCGGCGTGCAACGCGAGTTGCCCATGAATGCGGTGCTCGACGCCAATTTCATTTACAGCCGCACGGTGCATGAATTCATGCGCGATGTGGACATTGCCAATTTCTTCCCCGGCAACGGCGCGCCGATCATCCTCGGCGATGGCCGCGCGCCGACGGCGGGCATCACGTTGATCACGTCGGATGGTTTCTCGCGCTATCGCGCCTTCACGCTCAAGGTGGACAAGCGGTTTGCGCACCGTTACCAATTGACCGGCAGCTATGCGCTGTCGAAATTGGAAACTTCGACAGCGGATGGTTTGGGCTTGGGCGGCGGCGCGCTGGTCAATCGTAATCCGAAAGCCAACTTCGGCATCGGCCCACTGGATCGCACGCACCGGCTGACCATGAACGGCATCGTCGAATTGCCCAAGGGCTTCCGTCTCTCGATGATTTCGACCTGGAACAGCGCGGTGCCTATGACGGCGCTGGTCGGTTCGGCGGACGTCAACGGCGACGGCATCAACGGCGATTTGGTGACCGGCACGCGGCGCGGCGATGTCGGGCGCAGGATTGATTCGGTCGCCAAGCTGAACGATGCGATTCACGCCTACAACCAGCAATTCGCGGGCAAGCGCAACCCGCGCAACCAGGTGCTGCCATTCGTGCCGGACGTAGCCGACAACATCAAGTTCGGCGATTCCTTCATCTCGCAGGACGTGCAGTTGTCTTATGTCTTGAAGCTGAAAGACCGCGTCAAGATCGAAGCGACGGCGCAACTCTTCAACGCCTTCAACGTGTCGAATCTGGTCGGCGCGGCGGGTCTGCCTGCCAGTAACTACAACGGCACGCTGACGACCATTGCGGCCTTGCCGACGGGTTTCAGCGTCAATGCGGCGGGCGCATTGGTGGACGCCAGCGGCGGGCGTGTGATCGCGGGCGTCTCGCGGTTGCCCACCGGTGCACTCATCACCAGCGGCTTTGGCAGCGCCAGCGCCGTGCGGCCCTCGATCCCGTCGGGCACGGGGTTGCCGCGCGCGGCGCAATTTGGCGTGCGGCTGAGTTTCTAA